A region from the Tsuneonella mangrovi genome encodes:
- a CDS encoding ParB/RepB/Spo0J family partition protein, whose protein sequence is MSDPTDPIRFSIPERPKGDTKKKLGKGLGALLGETRREEPLAAGGTPDEGGTLVKTAGSGLSSLPVSAIEPLPNQPRKRFDEEALEQLAQSIAQRGVIQPVIVRPLAGGRFQLVAGERRWRAAQKARLHEIPALVRDLDEREVMALALIENVQREDLNPVEEGRAYQRLADLEGMTQAEIAKLVDKSRSHVANLQRLLLLPDEVLDLVEDEQLSMGHARALIGNENAVPLARQAVNGKLSVREVERLVRKGAAGAAGEGERRKARAARPGTNDADIAAVQRHLEEFLGLSVRIKTDADPRAGTVTIRYRTLDQLDLVCQRLTGGDI, encoded by the coding sequence ATGAGCGATCCGACCGACCCCATTCGTTTCTCGATCCCGGAACGCCCCAAGGGTGACACGAAGAAGAAACTCGGCAAGGGGCTGGGCGCCCTGCTCGGCGAAACCCGGAGGGAGGAGCCACTGGCCGCCGGCGGCACACCCGACGAGGGTGGAACGCTCGTAAAAACAGCGGGTTCGGGGCTTTCCAGCCTGCCCGTGTCGGCGATCGAACCGCTGCCCAACCAGCCCCGTAAACGCTTCGACGAGGAAGCACTTGAGCAGCTCGCCCAGTCGATCGCCCAGCGCGGGGTAATCCAGCCGGTAATAGTCCGTCCGCTTGCCGGCGGGCGCTTCCAGTTGGTCGCGGGTGAACGCCGCTGGCGTGCGGCGCAGAAAGCCAGACTGCACGAGATTCCCGCGTTGGTGCGCGATCTCGATGAGCGCGAAGTAATGGCGCTGGCGCTGATCGAGAATGTCCAGCGCGAGGATCTCAATCCGGTAGAGGAGGGCAGGGCTTACCAGCGGCTGGCCGATCTCGAAGGCATGACCCAGGCCGAAATAGCCAAGTTGGTCGATAAATCGCGCAGCCACGTCGCGAATCTCCAACGGTTGCTGCTCCTGCCCGATGAAGTGCTTGATCTTGTTGAAGATGAACAGCTTTCGATGGGCCATGCGCGTGCGCTGATCGGCAACGAAAACGCCGTCCCGCTTGCGCGGCAGGCGGTTAACGGCAAGCTGTCCGTTCGCGAGGTCGAGCGTCTTGTGCGCAAGGGGGCCGCGGGGGCGGCTGGCGAGGGAGAACGCCGCAAGGCCCGCGCGGCTCGTCCTGGCACTAACGATGCCGACATCGCTGCAGTCCAGCGTCATTTGGAGGAGTTTCTCGGCCTGTCGGTTCGGATCAAGACCGACGCCGATCCGCGGGCAGGAACAGTGACTATCCGATATCGTACACTCGACCAACTCGACCTTGTTTGTCAGAGGCTTACGGGCGGCGATATCTGA
- a CDS encoding spore coat U domain-containing protein, whose product MRKIAILVAAAAAVTATPSFAGTATGTVQVSLNVTTACSVTAQPLDFGSTTSLAVAIDSTSPTTVNCTPGAAYSVFVDYGANAGATTQRELKSVAGDLISYDIYSDSARTTAWTPSAGTTGVGDGTNQAITLYGRVPAQAAVPAGTYSDSVVVSVNY is encoded by the coding sequence ATGCGTAAGATTGCTATTCTTGTTGCTGCTGCCGCAGCCGTTACCGCCACGCCTTCGTTTGCGGGCACAGCCACCGGGACCGTTCAGGTCTCGCTCAACGTTACCACGGCGTGCAGCGTGACCGCGCAGCCGCTGGATTTCGGTTCGACGACTTCGCTTGCCGTCGCCATCGATTCGACTTCGCCGACGACCGTGAACTGCACCCCTGGTGCCGCTTACTCGGTGTTCGTCGACTACGGCGCGAATGCAGGTGCCACGACCCAGCGCGAGCTGAAGTCGGTTGCTGGCGACCTGATTAGCTACGACATCTACAGCGATTCGGCTCGCACGACCGCGTGGACCCCGTCTGCGGGTACGACCGGCGTCGGCGATGGCACCAACCAGGCGATCACGCTCTACGGCCGCGTTCCGGCCCAGGCGGCGGTTCCTGCCGGTACCTACAGCGATTCGGTTGTGGTCAGCGTCAACTACTGA
- a CDS encoding spore coat U domain-containing protein produces MKIAVFPAFAACLAAANPAYAGQTTNSVPATLKVNTSCGIKTNPLMFGNSKPNIKQIDASSTIDVTCNPGTAYTVSIDDGQNATAAGQRRMLAQTAVNLKFIYVSYDIYQDAARTQRWGATPGSLESGTIPPSGTVTHTLYGRVPAGKALPTVYLDTVTITLSF; encoded by the coding sequence ATGAAAATCGCTGTATTTCCGGCGTTTGCAGCCTGCCTGGCTGCAGCGAACCCGGCCTATGCCGGACAAACGACCAATTCGGTTCCGGCTACACTCAAGGTCAATACGAGTTGCGGGATCAAGACCAATCCGCTGATGTTCGGCAACTCCAAGCCCAACATCAAACAGATTGACGCATCCTCGACGATCGACGTGACTTGCAATCCGGGCACCGCCTACACGGTGTCGATCGACGACGGGCAGAATGCGACTGCAGCTGGCCAGCGCCGGATGCTCGCGCAAACCGCGGTGAATCTGAAATTCATCTACGTCAGCTACGACATTTACCAAGATGCTGCGCGCACCCAGCGATGGGGCGCAACGCCCGGATCGCTGGAATCCGGCACCATCCCTCCCAGCGGTACGGTGACCCACACGCTCTATGGCCGGGTTCCGGCAGGCAAGGCGCTGCCGACGGTCTATCTCGACACCGTCACGATTACCCTCAGCTTTTGA
- a CDS encoding ParA family protein → MITIAIANQKGGVGKTTTAINIATAMAATGWKTLLIDLDPQGNASTGMGVDGEHRDNSSYDLVVEGQPLAECIQPTNIPGLDIVPATQDLSGAEVELVAVEDRTARLSTALAGHNGHDIAFIDCPPSLGLLTLNALGAADTLLVPLQCEFFALEGLSQLLQTVERVQNRFNPDLGIIGIVLTMFDRRNRLTDQVADDVRDCLGPLVFESVIPRNVRLSEAPSHGLPALVYDHNCPGSRAYIALARELIGRIPAERKAA, encoded by the coding sequence ATGATCACCATCGCCATAGCCAACCAGAAGGGCGGGGTGGGCAAGACCACGACAGCGATCAACATCGCTACTGCGATGGCGGCAACCGGCTGGAAAACCTTGCTAATCGACCTCGATCCGCAAGGAAATGCCTCCACCGGGATGGGCGTCGACGGAGAGCATCGAGACAATTCGAGCTACGACCTCGTCGTCGAGGGGCAACCGCTGGCCGAGTGCATCCAGCCGACCAACATCCCGGGGCTCGACATCGTCCCGGCGACGCAGGACCTGAGCGGAGCCGAGGTCGAACTGGTCGCCGTGGAGGATCGCACTGCCCGGTTGTCGACCGCCCTCGCTGGCCACAACGGCCACGATATTGCCTTTATCGACTGCCCGCCATCGCTGGGGCTCTTGACGCTCAATGCACTCGGTGCAGCCGATACTCTGTTGGTGCCTCTCCAGTGCGAATTCTTCGCTCTCGAGGGTCTGAGCCAGCTCTTGCAGACGGTCGAGCGGGTCCAGAACCGGTTCAATCCCGATCTCGGAATCATCGGCATCGTCCTGACGATGTTCGACCGGCGCAACCGCTTGACCGACCAGGTGGCCGATGACGTGCGCGATTGCCTCGGGCCGCTGGTGTTCGAATCGGTAATCCCTCGCAACGTCCGCTTGTCCGAAGCGCCGAGCCACGGACTTCCGGCGCTTGTCTACGATCACAATTGCCCCGGGAGCCGCGCCTATATCGCCCTTGCGCGCGAACTGATCGGGCGCATCCCTGCCGAAAGGAAAGCCGCATGA